In the genome of Vespa crabro chromosome 1, iyVesCrab1.2, whole genome shotgun sequence, the window taacagtaataacaacaataataataacaataactataacaataactataacaataacaataacaataacaaaaacaataataataataataataataataataataataacaacaataacaataacaataataataataataataataataatagtaataataataataataataacaataataataataataataacaataataataataaaagcaacaataataataataataataataataataataataataataacaataacaataataataacagtaataattattataataataataataataataataataataataataacaataacaataacagtaataattattataataataataataataataataataatagtaataataataacaataacaataacgataacaataaaaaaacaataacaatatcaataacaaataacaataacaataacaataataataataataataataataataataataataataataataataaaaataataataataataacagtaataacaacaataataataacaataacaataacaataacattaacaataacaataacaataacaataacaataacaataacaataacaataacaataacaattataataataataatagtaataataataaaaacaatgtcaataccaatgataataataataacaataataataataataacaataacaataataataataattataataataataacaataataataaaaataataataataataataaaaaaacattaataataataataaaaataataacaataacaataacaataacaacaataataataataataataataataataataataacaacaataacaataacaataacaataataataataataataataacaataataataacaataactataacaataactataacaataacaataacaataacaaaaacaataataataataataataataataataataataacaacaataacaataacaataataataataataataataataataatagtaataataataataataataacaataataataataataataacaataataataataaaagcaacaataataataataataataataataataataataataacaataacaataacaataacagtaataattattataataataataataataataataataataataataacaataacaataacagtaataattattataataataataataataataataataataataataataataacattaacaataacaataacaataacaataacaataacaataacaataacaataacaattataataataataatagtaataataacaataatattaataatagtaataataataaaaacaatgtcaataccaatgataataataataacaataacaataacaataacaataacaataacaataacaataataataataataacaataacaacaacaataacgataacaataacaataacggtaacaataacaataacaataacaataacaataacaatgacaataacaataacaataacaataacaaacacaataataataataataataataataataataataacaataataataataataacaataacaataataataataattataataataataacaataataataaaaataataataataataataataaaaacattaataataataataaaaataataacaataacaataacaataacaacaataataataataataataataataataataataataacaataacaataacgatgacgataacaataacgataacgataacaataacaataacaataacaataacaataacaataacaataacaataacaaaaacaataataataataataataataacaataataataataataacaataacaataataataataattataataataatagtaataataataataataataacaataataataataaaagcaacaataataataataataataataacaataataataataataataataataataataataataataatatcaataacaataacaataacaataataataataataataattataataataataataataacaataacaataacgattacaataaaaaaaacaataaccatatcaataacaataacaataacaataacaataataataataataataataaaaataataataataataataataataaaaataataataataataacagtaataacaacaataataataacaataacaataacaataacattaacaataacaataacaataacaataactataacaataacaataacaataacaataacaataacaataacaataataataataataacaataacaatatcaataacgataacaataacaataacaataacaataacaataacaataacaataacaataacaataacaataacaacaacaataacaatatcaataacaatagtaataataataacaataacaataataataataattataataataatagtaataataataataataataacattaataatattaaaagcaacaataataataataataattataacaataataataataataataataacaataataataataataataacaataacaataaaaataataattataataataataacaataataataaaaataataataataataataataataataacattaataataataataataataataacaataacaataacaataacaagaataataataataataataataataataataataataataacaataacaataacaataataataataataataataataatagtaataataataataataataacaataataataataataataacaataataataataaaagcaacaataataataataataataataataataataataataataacaataacaataacaataacagtaataattattataataataataataataataataataataataacaataacaataacagtaataattataataataataataataataataataataataataataataataacaataacaataacgataacaataaaaaaacaataacaatatcaataacaaatatcaataacaataacaataataataataataataataaaaataataataataataataataataaaaataataataataataacagtaataacaacaataataataacaataacaataacaataacattaacaataacaataacaataacaataacaataacaaaaacaataataataataataataataataataataataacaataataataataataacaataacaataataataataattataataataataacaataataataaaaataataataataataataataaaaacattaataataataataaaaataataacaataacaataacaataacaacaataataataataataataataataataataataacaacaataacaataacaataacaataataataataataataataacaataataataacaataactataacaataactataacaataacaataacaataacaaaaacaataataataataataataataataataataataacaacaataacaataacaataataataataataataataataatagtaataataataataataataacaataataataataataataacaataataataataaaagcaacaataataataataataataataataataacaacaataacaataacaataacaataataataataataacaataacgataacaataacaatatcaataacaataacaataacaataacaataacaataacaaaaacaataataataataataataataacaataataataataataacaataacaataataataataattataataataatagtaataataataataataataataacaataataataataata includes:
- the LOC124422707 gene encoding probable cyclin-dependent serine/threonine-protein kinase DDB_G0292550 translates to NNYNNNNDNNNNNNNNNNNNNNNNNNNNNNNNNNNNNNNNNYNNNYNNNNNNNKNNNNNNNNNNNNNNNNNNNNNNNNNNNNSNNNNNNNNNNNNNNNNNNKSNNNNNNNNNNNNNNNNNNNNSNNYYNNNNNNNNNNNNNNNNNSNNYYNNNNNNNNNNNNNNNNNNNDNNKKTITISITNNNNNNNNNNNNNKNNNNNNNNKNNNNNNSNNNNNNNNNYNNNYNNNNNNNKNNNNNNNNNNNNNNNNNNNNNNNNNNNSNNNNNNNNNNNNNNNNNNKSNNNNNNNNNNNNNNNNNNNNNSNNYYNNNNNNNNNNNNNNNNSNNYYNNNNNNNNNSNNNNNNNNDNNKKTITISITNNNNNNNNNNNNNNNNNNNNNNKNNNNNNSNNNNNNNNNNNNNINNNNNNNNNNNNNNNNNNNNYNNNNNNNNNNNNNNNNNNNNNNNNNNNNNNNNNNNNNNNNNNNNNNYNNNYNNNNNNNKNNNNNNNNNNNNNNNNNNNNNNNNNNNNSNNNNNNNNNNNNNNNNNNKSNNNNNNNNNNNNNNNN